In a single window of the Pseudorca crassidens isolate mPseCra1 chromosome 9, mPseCra1.hap1, whole genome shotgun sequence genome:
- the LOC137231238 gene encoding olfactory receptor 4P4-like codes for MEINNNITEFILLGLSQKKEIEVLFFLLFLLCYIAILIGNLLVMISITCSQLINQPLYFFLSYLSLSDLCYTSTVTPKLITDLLAVKKTISYNGCMTQLFTTHFFGGIEVFILTGMAYDHYVAICKPLHYTVIMTRQKCDAMIAASCAGGFLHSFGQFLLAISLPYCGPNEIDHYFCDVYPLLKLACTDTSRIGLLVIANSGLMSLVIFVVLLISYAMILYTVRSYSVKNLRKALSTCSSHITVVALFFAPLFFIYIRPATTLPEDKVFALFYTSIAPMLNPRIYTLRNMEMKKSHKETMVP; via the coding sequence ATGGAAATTAATAATAACATCACAGAATTTATTCTCTTAGGACTTTctcagaaaaaggaaattgaagtCCTCTTTTTTTTACTGTTCTTGCTTTGTTACATTGCAATTTTGATCGGAAACCTACTTGTCATGATTTCTATCACCTGCAGTCAACTTATTAACCAGCCTCTGTATTTCTTCCTGAGTTACCTCTCTCTCTCAGACCTTTGCTATACCTCCACTGTGACCCCCAAGTTGATCACTGACTTGCTGGCAGTAAAGAAGACCATTTCCTACAATGGCTGCATGACACAGCTCTTTACCACGCACTTCTTTGGGGGGATCGAGGTCTTCATCCTCACAGGGATGGCCTATGACCACTatgtggccatctgcaagccccTGCATTACACTGTCATCATGACCAGACAGAAGTGTGATGCCATGATCGCTGCTTCCTGTGCTGGGGGATTCCTGCATTCCTTTGGTCAGTTTCTCCTGGCCATCTCTTTACCCTACTGTGGCCCCAATGAAATAGATCATTACTTCTGTGATGTGTATCCTTTGCTGAAACTGGCCTGCACTGACACCAGCAGAATCGGTCTCCTGGTCATTGCCAATTCGGGCCTGATGAGCCTGGTGATTTTTGTGGTCTTGTTGATATCTTACGCTATGATCTTATATACTGTCAGGTCCTACTCTGTAAAGAATCTCCGCAAAGCTCTCTCCACCTGCAGTTCCCACATCACTGTGGTGGCCCTCTTTTTTGctcctttattctttatttatattcGACCAGCAACTACTTTACCAGAAGACAAAGTGTTCGCTCTTTTTTATACTAGCATTGCTCCCATGCTCAACCCTCGAATCTACACACTGAGAAACATGGAGATGAAGAAAAGCCATAAAGAAACTATGGTGCCAT